From Natronincola ferrireducens, the proteins below share one genomic window:
- a CDS encoding Na+/H+ antiporter NhaC family protein, whose amino-acid sequence MEHVYGWLSLLPPIIAVGLALATKEVFGSLIIGIFSGYFIYVNFASAEIAANLASTNPVIGPILEMVNSIIENAGDSWNMAILIFLALLGGLVAVITVAGGSAAYGEWATKKVKSRIGAQIAVFILGCIIFIDDYFNSLTVGTVMRPLTDRYNISRAKLAYILDSTAAPVTILVPLSSWVAYIISIMEPTLRGAGFEMNGLNGFIATIPFNIYAWLSLLMVVLVAALNIEFGPMADFEARAMETGEIQADQGSTPPVDDFSSLDISSKGTPWDLIVPIAGLITFTLIAMIYTGGYFNGEVTLWQALGDTDAAISLVYGGIGALFLCMIMFVPRGLMTYGNFMNAFIQGVKSMVPAFSILILAWTFGSVLRDDGLQTGTFVATIVGNNLPIAILPAIIFIAAGFIAFSTGTSWGTFAIMLPIAISISANVNPEMVGLMMSSVLAGAVFGDHCSPISDTTILSSTGAGCHHIDHVSTQIPYAATVAGVSFIGFIVAGFTNNAIISLIVSIGLLLTIVLLLSKHYKKENALDKRA is encoded by the coding sequence ATGGAACATGTTTATGGATGGCTATCTTTATTGCCACCAATTATTGCAGTAGGACTAGCTTTAGCAACAAAAGAAGTTTTTGGCTCATTAATCATTGGCATTTTTTCTGGATATTTTATCTATGTAAATTTTGCTTCAGCAGAGATTGCAGCAAACCTGGCTTCAACCAATCCTGTAATTGGACCAATCCTGGAAATGGTAAATTCCATTATTGAAAATGCAGGAGATTCTTGGAATATGGCTATTTTAATTTTTTTAGCTTTGTTGGGAGGATTAGTTGCTGTCATTACTGTAGCTGGAGGTTCAGCAGCCTATGGTGAATGGGCAACTAAAAAGGTTAAATCAAGAATTGGTGCTCAAATCGCTGTGTTTATATTGGGCTGTATTATTTTTATTGATGATTATTTCAATAGTTTAACAGTAGGTACAGTCATGCGTCCCTTAACAGATCGTTATAATATTTCACGGGCTAAGCTGGCCTATATATTAGATTCAACTGCGGCACCAGTGACAATATTAGTACCCTTATCTAGCTGGGTTGCTTACATCATCTCTATCATGGAGCCTACACTAAGGGGTGCAGGTTTTGAGATGAACGGACTAAATGGATTTATTGCAACAATTCCTTTTAACATTTATGCCTGGCTATCACTATTAATGGTAGTTCTTGTTGCTGCTCTTAATATAGAGTTTGGACCAATGGCTGATTTTGAGGCTAGAGCCATGGAGACAGGAGAAATCCAGGCAGATCAAGGTTCAACACCTCCTGTAGATGATTTCAGTAGCTTAGACATATCAAGTAAAGGGACACCTTGGGACTTAATTGTGCCTATTGCTGGTTTAATTACGTTTACATTGATAGCTATGATCTATACTGGTGGATATTTTAATGGAGAAGTGACTTTATGGCAGGCACTAGGTGATACTGATGCAGCCATCTCCCTTGTATATGGTGGGATTGGCGCCCTATTTCTATGTATGATCATGTTTGTACCACGGGGCTTGATGACTTATGGTAACTTTATGAATGCTTTTATTCAAGGGGTTAAATCAATGGTGCCAGCTTTTAGTATTCTAATTTTAGCATGGACCTTTGGTAGTGTGTTAAGAGATGATGGGCTACAGACGGGTACTTTTGTAGCAACTATAGTGGGTAATAATTTACCTATCGCTATATTGCCAGCCATCATTTTTATAGCAGCTGGTTTTATTGCTTTTTCAACGGGTACTTCTTGGGGGACCTTTGCTATTATGCTACCGATAGCCATATCAATTTCAGCTAATGTTAATCCTGAAATGGTGGGACTTATGATGTCTTCTGTATTAGCAGGGGCGGTATTCGGAGATCATTGCTCACCCATATCTGATACAACAATTCTTTCTTCAACAGGGGCAGGCTGTCATCACATCGACCACGTATCTACACAAATTCCCTACGCTGCTACTGTAGCTGGGGTATCCTTTATTGGCTTTATTGTGGCAGGCTTCACTAACAATGCCATTATTAGTTTAATCGTATCTATAGGATTATTACTGACTATCGTCCTGCTTCTATCTAAACATTATAAGAAAGAAAATGCCTTGGATAAAAGAGCTTAA
- a CDS encoding energy-coupling factor transporter transmembrane component T family protein → MHLAEIDQISTNGISPLHKAGAVSKIILTLLILSAFIVSNDVVKLSCLIIILFTFFSVGGVPLKQVGHLALYPVFFSIIFALIRAQQGWILGVIIMLKAVGAASTMLLLITTTPYVDIFSFLSLFMPSLLVDIFLFTYRSFFILIDKIESLIKSMRLRGGYKAFNLFSNLKNIAGILGVLIIHSFEMSERMYRIYSLRGYQGRIPLTIDIFPLKIYDYIIIILGIVILVGTVIQWNL, encoded by the coding sequence ATGCATTTAGCTGAAATCGATCAAATATCTACTAATGGCATCAGTCCCCTTCATAAAGCAGGGGCTGTTTCCAAAATTATATTAACCCTACTTATTTTATCTGCCTTTATTGTTTCTAATGATGTAGTAAAATTAAGCTGTCTTATAATTATTCTCTTTACATTTTTTAGTGTAGGAGGGGTTCCCCTAAAGCAGGTGGGACACTTAGCCCTTTATCCTGTTTTTTTCAGTATTATATTTGCTTTAATAAGGGCTCAACAGGGATGGATTCTTGGGGTAATCATTATGTTAAAGGCTGTAGGTGCTGCCTCTACTATGCTTCTTTTGATAACAACTACACCTTATGTTGACATTTTTTCTTTTTTATCTTTATTCATGCCAAGTCTGTTGGTGGATATTTTTCTTTTCACCTATCGCTCTTTTTTTATTTTGATTGATAAAATAGAAAGCCTTATTAAAAGTATGCGATTAAGGGGAGGGTACAAAGCCTTTAACCTATTCAGCAATCTTAAAAATATTGCTGGAATTTTAGGGGTGTTAATCATTCACTCCTTCGAAATGAGTGAAAGAATGTACAGGATTTATTCCCTTAGAGGATATCAGGGACGTATACCTTTAACGATAGATATATTTCCATTAAAAATTTATGATTATATAATTATTATATTAGGCATAGTTATTCTAGTTGGGACGGTGATACAATGGAACCTTTAA
- a CDS encoding energy-coupling factor ABC transporter permease, with translation MSHIHVPDGIISVVWWGLGYVLTFTIMFFIFKTLDKEEARKKIPFTGIAAAIMLLGMSVPLFIVPVHLSLAVLTGILIGPKLGFLAVFVVNIMLALFGHGGITIVGLNTLVVGSEVLIGSCLFKYFSKRLHKVGSVFIATAIALLISMTLMVGIIGVTTGVTEALPHHHHGEHDYYEDQHAIEEVEDVWEKMGDEVATIRYFAFTGWTAVVLILMAGIALESTGTALIIRYFLQVRPDLIIPTQDV, from the coding sequence ATGAGTCATATCCATGTTCCTGATGGTATTATATCAGTAGTCTGGTGGGGGTTAGGATATGTTTTGACCTTTACCATCATGTTTTTTATTTTTAAAACCCTAGATAAGGAGGAGGCAAGGAAGAAAATTCCCTTTACAGGAATAGCCGCCGCCATTATGCTTTTGGGAATGTCAGTACCACTATTTATTGTTCCAGTACATTTAAGTCTAGCGGTATTAACAGGTATTTTAATAGGACCCAAACTAGGTTTTCTAGCAGTATTTGTTGTTAATATAATGCTGGCATTATTTGGCCATGGAGGTATTACTATTGTTGGATTAAATACCCTTGTGGTTGGTTCGGAGGTATTAATAGGCTCCTGCTTATTTAAATATTTTAGTAAAAGGTTACATAAAGTAGGTAGTGTATTTATAGCAACAGCAATAGCTCTACTGATCTCTATGACCTTAATGGTAGGTATCATTGGTGTTACTACTGGTGTTACAGAGGCCCTACCCCATCACCATCATGGAGAGCATGATTATTATGAAGATCAGCATGCTATAGAAGAAGTTGAAGATGTTTGGGAAAAAATGGGAGATGAAGTAGCTACAATAAGATACTTTGCCTTTACAGGCTGGACAGCGGTTGTGCTTATTCTTATGGCAGGCATTGCTTTAGAATCTACTGGAACTGCCTTAATCATAAGATATTTCTTGCAGGTTCGTCCAGATTTAATTATTCCTACTCAAGATGTTTAA
- a CDS encoding energy-coupling factor ABC transporter ATP-binding protein has protein sequence MEPLIKVQCLKHIYPDKTEVKLCGLDFVVKPGERVVVLGPNGAGKTTLLSHILGLLSAVEGTVEVMGFRPDKHFNRIRKNIGVVFQNVDEQIIGPRVYDDIAFTPRNEGLSKDEVHKKVMLVARTLKIEHLLDKIPHYLSGGQKKKVALAGAMVMMPKILIMDEPFDSLDPKAKGEMVAIINDLNKAHGVTLIITTHDINIVPSLADTIYIFNEGSIVTKGTPSEVFQQTEILKKANLEPPILSELFDRLRKRGYDIEIPNSLEDAEEQLLTILNPKEISNEGAKN, from the coding sequence ATGGAACCTTTAATAAAGGTACAGTGCTTAAAACATATATATCCTGATAAAACAGAAGTAAAACTTTGCGGTTTAGACTTTGTTGTAAAACCAGGGGAGAGGGTAGTTGTATTAGGTCCAAATGGAGCAGGGAAGACCACGCTGTTATCCCACATATTAGGACTTCTTTCGGCTGTAGAAGGTACAGTAGAGGTTATGGGTTTCCGACCCGATAAACATTTTAATAGGATTCGAAAAAATATAGGTGTGGTTTTTCAAAATGTTGATGAACAAATCATAGGACCTAGAGTTTATGATGATATAGCCTTTACCCCTCGAAATGAAGGATTATCCAAGGATGAGGTTCACAAAAAGGTGATGCTAGTGGCTCGAACCCTTAAAATTGAACACCTTCTTGATAAAATCCCCCATTATCTTAGTGGAGGACAAAAAAAGAAGGTAGCTTTGGCAGGGGCTATGGTGATGATGCCTAAAATTCTTATTATGGATGAGCCCTTTGATTCTCTAGATCCCAAGGCTAAGGGCGAGATGGTAGCTATTATTAATGATCTGAATAAAGCCCATGGTGTGACTTTAATTATTACCACCCATGATATCAATATCGTACCTAGCTTAGCCGACACCATCTATATCTTCAATGAAGGAAGCATTGTCACCAAAGGTACACCTAGTGAGGTATTTCAGCAGACAGAAATCTTAAAAAAAGCTAACTTAGAGCCGCCAATTCTATCGGAATTGTTTGATCGTTTAAGGAAAAGAGGCTATGATATTGAAATTCCTAATAGTTTAGAAGATGCAGAAGAGCAGTTGTTGACCATATTAAACCCTAAGGAAATATCAAATGAAGGTGCTAAAAATTAA
- a CDS encoding response regulator transcription factor: MWKVAIVDDEPKIRRGFKGWIEEFGHPFQFAGEAPNTFKALEIIDRQFPHVFFLDIRMGGDNGLELAKFIKSKNSKTLIIMVTGYDYFEYAHEAIKLHVFDYLLKPVPKTDFFKILKDIDKYLCQQFPQDITKKSDYNNENHKNYSIIVLRVKEYIENNYYKPDISLQKVAQLHNVNKGYLSKLMKEELGYSFTELLTKIRIARAKELLKEDLTGAKIYEIAKKIGYQSQHYFSRVFKNSEGISPLEYRTKNFKD, from the coding sequence ATGTGGAAAGTTGCAATTGTAGATGATGAACCTAAAATACGGAGAGGATTTAAAGGATGGATAGAAGAGTTTGGCCATCCCTTTCAGTTTGCAGGAGAGGCTCCAAATACATTTAAAGCTTTAGAAATTATAGATAGACAATTTCCCCATGTATTTTTCCTGGATATTAGAATGGGGGGAGATAATGGTCTGGAGTTAGCAAAATTCATCAAAAGTAAAAATTCTAAAACCCTTATTATTATGGTTACAGGCTATGATTACTTCGAATATGCCCATGAAGCTATTAAATTACATGTTTTTGATTATCTTTTAAAGCCTGTACCTAAAACAGATTTTTTCAAAATCCTAAAAGATATTGATAAATATCTTTGTCAACAATTTCCCCAGGATATTACTAAGAAAAGTGATTATAATAATGAAAACCACAAAAACTATTCTATTATTGTTTTACGAGTGAAGGAATACATTGAAAACAACTACTACAAGCCAGATATTTCACTTCAAAAGGTAGCACAGCTTCATAATGTTAACAAGGGCTACCTTAGCAAGCTTATGAAGGAAGAACTGGGCTATTCCTTTACGGAGCTTTTGACTAAAATTAGAATTGCTAGGGCCAAGGAACTATTAAAAGAAGATTTAACAGGAGCCAAAATCTATGAAATTGCTAAAAAAATAGGCTATCAAAGTCAGCATTATTTTAGTCGAGTCTTTAAAAATAGTGAGGGGATCTCTCCTTTAGAATATAGGACTAAAAACTTTAAGGATTAA
- a CDS encoding cache domain-containing sensor histidine kinase, which yields MKALRSKILLYFTSFSIIIILLLVLIVKNQITNTNIPLTENLNQQVVTAKAEQIGTWIQQRICELQILTETEHLMAMDMDEIKPFMRRMDVIHKEEFESFAIINLEGQAWVTNDTYIDINHRHYFEKIKSQRLDYVVSDPVISRSNDEPIVVIIHPIKNLAGNVVGYINGAIYLKKLSQIAEEIEMYDGTAWICDSAGNIFTSTEKGIKETINVLQSSEVGYVNFEEVGREMLMGKEGVHRIKTPQNQEKLVLHTPIPNVYGWSLGIAFSEEEMTKDTDKLIFTVLIFGGVLIVVLMIISLLLASSIVKPIVQLQNLMKQGENGNLDIYFDYQGKDEIGQLGLGFNKMILQLKKLISLVEKEQQQKRKAELKVLQAQIQPHFLYNTLDTIRWAAMEDDAQEAVELLEALSTFYRIGISSGKEFISVEEELDHVESYLQLQKARYEDMLDYEIRYDETIIHNEVLKLILQPIIENSILHGFQRQNQVKYIIDLEIQKQDDDLLIEIKDNGKGIPLEKLKKIQKALEVNEEPGENIGFGLYSTNKRIKLTCGNSYGLTINLMDGWTRVSIRYPLIKGGSQHVESCNCR from the coding sequence ATGAAAGCCTTACGGAGTAAAATATTGTTGTATTTCACATCTTTTTCTATCATTATTATTCTTCTCCTTGTTTTAATTGTGAAAAATCAAATAACAAATACCAATATACCCCTAACAGAAAATCTAAATCAGCAAGTGGTTACTGCTAAAGCAGAACAGATAGGGACTTGGATACAACAGCGGATTTGTGAACTTCAAATTCTAACAGAAACCGAGCATCTTATGGCTATGGATATGGATGAAATTAAACCCTTCATGAGACGTATGGATGTGATCCATAAAGAAGAATTCGAATCCTTTGCTATTATAAATTTAGAGGGCCAAGCATGGGTTACAAATGATACCTACATTGACATTAACCATAGACACTATTTTGAAAAAATAAAATCTCAAAGGCTTGATTATGTGGTAAGTGATCCTGTAATTTCTCGTTCTAATGATGAACCTATTGTTGTTATTATTCATCCTATAAAAAATTTAGCAGGAAATGTAGTAGGCTATATAAATGGTGCTATATACTTAAAAAAGCTATCTCAAATAGCAGAGGAAATTGAGATGTATGATGGTACAGCTTGGATATGCGATAGTGCAGGCAATATTTTCACCAGTACTGAGAAAGGCATTAAAGAAACCATAAATGTACTACAATCCTCTGAGGTTGGGTATGTGAACTTTGAAGAAGTAGGTAGAGAAATGCTTATGGGTAAAGAGGGGGTCCATAGAATTAAAACTCCCCAAAACCAAGAAAAATTAGTGCTTCATACTCCAATTCCCAATGTTTATGGTTGGTCTCTAGGTATAGCCTTTTCAGAAGAGGAAATGACTAAAGATACGGATAAATTGATCTTCACAGTTCTTATTTTTGGTGGAGTTCTTATAGTTGTACTAATGATTATATCTTTATTGCTGGCATCATCTATAGTAAAACCTATAGTACAATTACAAAACCTAATGAAACAAGGGGAAAATGGAAACTTAGATATTTATTTTGATTATCAGGGGAAAGATGAAATAGGACAGTTGGGATTAGGCTTTAATAAAATGATTCTTCAATTGAAGAAATTAATTTCCCTAGTAGAAAAAGAACAACAACAAAAAAGAAAAGCAGAGCTTAAAGTGTTACAAGCACAAATTCAACCTCATTTTCTATATAATACTTTGGATACCATACGATGGGCTGCTATGGAAGATGATGCCCAAGAAGCAGTAGAGCTTTTAGAAGCGTTGAGTACCTTCTATCGGATTGGTATAAGCTCTGGAAAAGAGTTTATCAGTGTTGAAGAAGAATTAGATCACGTAGAAAGTTATTTGCAATTACAAAAAGCACGTTATGAGGACATGCTGGATTATGAAATTAGATATGATGAAACAATTATTCATAATGAAGTCTTGAAACTAATACTACAGCCGATAATTGAAAATTCTATTTTACATGGTTTTCAAAGACAAAATCAGGTGAAATATATTATTGATTTGGAAATTCAAAAACAAGATGATGATTTACTCATTGAAATCAAAGATAATGGTAAAGGTATTCCCTTAGAAAAGCTTAAAAAAATTCAAAAAGCCTTAGAAGTTAATGAAGAACCTGGAGAAAATATAGGCTTTGGATTATATAGTACAAATAAGCGTATCAAACTGACTTGTGGTAATAGCTATGGACTAACTATTAACCTGATGGACGGGTGGACGAGGGTTTCCATTAGGTACCCTTTAATAAAAGGAGGTTCACAACATGTGGAAAGTTGCAATTGTAGATGA
- a CDS encoding metallophosphoesterase family protein has translation MKIGIISDTHITKDPEKFLHTIKYHFHGLDLIIHAGDFVAEGVVKGLIQYKDFVGVLGNVDNQNTTHFVKEKELIELEGYKIGIYHGHGIGKTTLERTYEIFMEDNVDIIIFGHSHQPIIKTHRGILMLNPGSPTQKRKERWFSYILLELDRESIEASLKLFSKRLE, from the coding sequence ATGAAAATAGGCATTATTTCAGATACCCATATTACTAAAGATCCTGAAAAATTTTTACATACTATAAAATATCATTTCCATGGATTAGATTTAATCATACATGCAGGGGATTTTGTAGCAGAAGGGGTAGTTAAAGGATTAATACAATACAAGGACTTTGTGGGAGTATTGGGTAATGTAGACAATCAGAATACAACCCATTTTGTTAAGGAAAAGGAGTTAATTGAATTAGAAGGCTATAAAATTGGTATCTATCATGGTCATGGCATAGGAAAAACTACTTTAGAAAGAACCTATGAAATATTTATGGAGGATAATGTAGATATCATCATTTTTGGTCATAGTCATCAGCCTATCATTAAAACCCATAGGGGTATTTTGATGTTAAATCCTGGTTCCCCTACCCAGAAGCGTAAAGAGAGATGGTTTTCCTATATTCTTCTGGAATTGGATAGAGAGTCTATTGAGGCTTCTTTAAAGCTTTTTAGTAAAAGACTGGAATAG
- the hisS gene encoding histidine--tRNA ligase, with protein sequence MKFNSNPVRGTFDVLPQDMELRNWVQDTIKKVYRERGYMQIETPCIENLDLLNDGEGGENLRLLFKILKRGEKLTFDELSENALCDLGLRFDLTLPLSRFYANNRNELPTPFKAFQMGYVWRAERPQKGRFRQFTQCDIDIIGDKTIYAEIDILLTLPKAIESLGFKNFTIKINDRRLLKDIVVGAGFKEEDFDSICITLDKMDKVGQEGVTEELVSKGYRKEDIEKLLAQLNTNIGNFDNQYARELQKAIDVVSKYYPIEFEPTLVRGMGYYTGAIFEIVSDEFRGSIAGGGRYDNLLSKFQRDSIPAVGFSIGFERIVTILKEKNFKIPKEQKKIALVFTEDELLDQVINRIEDLTKEGNIATMVNVTRNKLGKKISQLEEQGYEVEVIK encoded by the coding sequence TTGAAATTCAACTCAAACCCTGTAAGGGGAACCTTTGACGTTTTACCACAAGATATGGAATTGAGGAATTGGGTACAGGATACCATCAAGAAAGTTTATAGGGAAAGGGGCTATATGCAAATAGAAACCCCCTGTATTGAAAACTTAGACCTTCTAAACGATGGTGAAGGTGGAGAAAACCTTAGACTTTTATTTAAAATATTAAAGCGTGGAGAAAAGCTCACCTTTGATGAACTATCAGAAAATGCCCTATGTGATTTAGGCTTAAGGTTTGACTTAACCTTACCCCTAAGTAGATTTTATGCCAACAATCGCAATGAATTACCTACTCCCTTTAAGGCCTTTCAAATGGGTTATGTGTGGCGGGCGGAAAGACCACAAAAGGGGAGATTCCGTCAGTTTACCCAATGTGATATTGACATCATAGGGGATAAAACAATCTATGCAGAAATTGATATATTGCTGACCTTACCAAAGGCTATAGAGAGCTTGGGTTTTAAAAACTTTACCATTAAAATCAATGATAGACGACTGTTGAAGGATATTGTTGTAGGGGCAGGCTTTAAGGAGGAGGACTTTGATAGTATCTGCATCACATTAGATAAGATGGACAAGGTAGGTCAAGAAGGGGTAACGGAGGAACTAGTATCTAAAGGCTACAGAAAAGAAGATATAGAAAAGCTTCTAGCCCAATTAAATACAAATATAGGTAATTTTGACAACCAGTATGCTAGAGAACTACAAAAAGCCATTGACGTTGTATCAAAGTATTATCCTATTGAATTTGAACCAACCCTAGTGAGAGGGATGGGCTATTATACAGGGGCTATTTTTGAAATTGTCAGCGATGAGTTTAGGGGTTCTATTGCTGGAGGAGGAAGATACGACAATCTATTAAGCAAATTCCAAAGGGACTCCATTCCTGCAGTAGGCTTTTCTATTGGCTTTGAAAGAATTGTAACGATTTTAAAGGAAAAAAACTTCAAAATACCAAAAGAGCAAAAGAAAATCGCCCTAGTCTTTACAGAGGATGAACTATTGGATCAAGTAATCAATCGAATAGAGGACCTCACTAAAGAAGGTAACATTGCTACGATGGTGAATGTTACTAGAAATAAGCTTGGTAAAAAAATTAGTCAATTGGAAGAACAAGGCTATGAAGTAGAGGTTATAAAATAA
- a CDS encoding DUF2325 domain-containing protein, with protein MRALLVGADRLGNIPNTLMEYGIEDYIHWTGRKKGMRNFQIPTEMDMIIVFYDFIEHNITQIVKEKAKQSNIPCVFSRRACSDLAKQLNNCRGCKVCKVQ; from the coding sequence ATGAGGGCATTATTAGTTGGAGCAGATCGGTTAGGTAATATTCCAAATACATTGATGGAATATGGTATTGAAGATTATATCCATTGGACTGGGAGAAAAAAGGGTATGCGTAATTTTCAAATACCTACGGAGATGGATATGATCATCGTTTTTTATGATTTTATCGAACATAATATTACACAAATTGTAAAGGAAAAAGCAAAACAAAGTAACATACCATGTGTTTTTTCAAGAAGAGCCTGTAGTGATTTAGCAAAACAATTAAATAATTGTAGGGGATGTAAAGTATGTAAGGTGCAATAA
- a CDS encoding YajQ family cyclic di-GMP-binding protein — MATKDSTFDIVSQVDMQEVTNAVNQTEKEIAQRFDFKGSNTVIEKKEDEILIATSDDFKLRNVIDILQTKLAKRNVPLKGMDYQKVEHALGGRVKQVIKVKQGINQEEAKKITTLIKGLKLKVQASVQGDVVRVSGKNRDDLQAVIQALKAADLPMNLQFVNYR, encoded by the coding sequence ATGGCTACAAAAGACAGTACTTTTGATATTGTTTCTCAAGTGGACATGCAGGAGGTAACAAATGCAGTAAATCAAACTGAAAAAGAAATTGCCCAAAGGTTTGACTTTAAAGGTAGTAATACTGTCATTGAAAAAAAGGAGGATGAAATTCTTATTGCTACCTCCGATGATTTTAAGCTTAGAAATGTCATCGACATTTTACAAACAAAGCTGGCTAAAAGAAATGTTCCCCTCAAGGGAATGGATTATCAAAAGGTAGAACATGCTTTAGGGGGAAGAGTGAAACAAGTCATCAAGGTTAAACAGGGAATTAACCAAGAGGAAGCTAAAAAGATTACTACTTTAATAAAAGGATTGAAATTAAAGGTGCAAGCATCTGTCCAGGGGGATGTGGTTCGGGTCTCCGGCAAAAACAGAGATGATCTGCAGGCCGTCATCCAAGCCTTAAAGGCTGCTGATTTGCCTATGAATCTTCAATTTGTAAATTATAGATAA